A single Oncorhynchus mykiss isolate Arlee chromosome 22, USDA_OmykA_1.1, whole genome shotgun sequence DNA region contains:
- the LOC118943577 gene encoding UDP-glucuronosyltransferase-like: MGGGSIMQGLRLGLLILLCCLALFPAPVQGDKVLVMPVDGSHWLSMKLLVKELAARSHEMVVLVPDTSILIQGSDYYRTETFRVPYSKAQLDENVNKLKDAAFLKAPDVMDIFVNVQHLVHFTTMQVKGCEGLLYDEPLMQQLRGEILQLMLTDPFLPCGSIIADSFNSPAVYFSRGIPCGLDEKAAQCPTPPSYVPRFHSGNTDHMDFLGRVKNMLMYSLESYLCTVMFASFDELTSRYLEKDMTYRELLGHGAIWLLRYDYSFEYPKPRMPNMVNIGGINCGKIAPLPADLQEFVDESGEDGFVVFTLGSMISQMPEEKAKQFFDAFSKIPQRVVWRYTGVVPENAPDNVRLMKWLPQNDLLGHPKVKAFITHGGTHGIYEGICNSVPMVMLPLFGDQSDNVHRMAVRGVGEVLTLFDITSEKLVEALNKVINDKSYKEKMLKLSAVHKDRPIEPLDLAVFWSEFVMRHGGAEHLRPAAHDLNWIQYHSLDVFTLLLTIVLIVVMVTVKCCKVCFRKCCGTKKTMKKKKNE, translated from the exons atgggtggaggcagcatcatgcaggGGCTTAGGCTGGGACTGCTGATTCTGCTGTGCTGCCTTGCCCTGTTTCCAGCACCTGTCCAGGGGGACAAGGTCCTGGTGATGCCTGTAGACGGGAGCCACTGGCTGAGCATGAAGCTGCTGGTGAAGGAGCTGGCGGCCAGAAGCCATGAGATGGTTGTGCTGGTCCCTGACACATCCATCCTCATCCAGGGCTCTGACTACTACAGGACTGAGACCTTCAGGGTCCCCTACAGCAAGGCACAGCTGGACGAGAACGTCAACAAACTGAAGGACGCTGCATTCCTCAAGGCCCCGGATGTAATGGACATATTCGTGAACGTGCAGCACCTGGTTCACTTCACCACCATGCAGGTGAAAGGCTGTGAGGGTCTGCTGTATGACGAGCCCCTGATGCAGCAACTGAGAGGAGAAATACTTCAGTTGATGCTGACTGACCCCTTTCTACCCTGTGGCTCCATCATCGCTGACTCCTTCAACAGCCCAGCGGTGTACTTCTCGAGGGGGATCCCCTGTGGGCTGGATGAGAAGGCTGCCCAGTGCCCCACTCCCCCCTCCTATGTACCACGCTTCCACTCAGGCAACACTGACCACATGGATTTCCTAGGGAGGGTTAAGAACATGCTCATGTACAGTCTGGAGAGCTACCTGTGTACGGTGATGTTTGCCAGCTTTGACGAGCTGACCAGCAGGTACCTGGAGAAGGACATGACGTACAGGGAACTTCTGGGTCACGGGGCGATCTGGCTGCTGAGGTATGACTACTCCTTTGAGTATCCCAAACCCAGGATGCCCAACATGGTCAACATTGGCGGCATCAACTGTGGTAAAATAGCTCCACTTCCAGCG GACCTGCAGGAGTTTGTGGATGAGTCAGGAGAGGATGGCTTCGTGGTCTTCACCCTGGGCTCTATGATCTCTCAGATGCCTGAGGAGAAAGCCAAGCAGTTCTTTGATGCCTTCAGCAAGATCCCTCAGAGG GTGGTGTGGAGGTACACAGGAGTGGTGCCTGAGAACGCTCCAGACAACGTCAGATTGATGAAGTGGCTTCCTCAGAATGATCTGCTGG GCCACCCCAAGGTCAAGGCCTTCATCACCCATGGAGGAACCCACGGTATCTACGAGGGGATCTGTAACAGTGTTCCCATGGTGATGCTTCCGTTGTTCGGTGACCAGAGTGACAACGTACATCGCATGGCGGTGAGGGGTGTCGGGGAAGTGCTCACTTTGTTCGATATCACCTCAGAGAAACTGGTGGAGGCCCTCAACAAGGTCATCAACGACAAGAG TTACAAGGAGAAGATGCTGAAGCTGTCAGCGGTACATAAGGACCGTCCCATCGAGCCCCTGGACCTGGCCGTGTTCTGGTCAGAGTTTGTGATGCGTCACGGCGGAGCGGAACACCTGAGACCCGCCGCTCACGACCTCAACTGGATCCAGTACCACAGTCTGGACGTGTTCACTCTGCTACTCACTATAGTTCTCATTGTTGTCATGGTCACCGTTAAATGCTGCAAAGTCTGCTTCCGCAAGTGTTGTGGAACGAAGAAGActatgaagaagaagaagaatgagtgA
- the LOC110502045 gene encoding UDP-glucuronosyltransferase-like, which produces MGGGSIMQGLRLGLLILLCCLALFPAPVQGDKVLVMPVDGSHWLSMKLLVKELAARSHEMVVLVPDTSILIQGSDYYRTETFRVPYSKAQLDENVNKLKDAAFIKAPDVMDIFVNVQHLVHFTTMQVKGCEGLLYDEPLMQQLRGEILQLMLTDPFLPCGSIIADSFNSPAVYFLRGIPCGLDEKAAQCPTPPSYVPRFHSGNTDHMDFLGRVKNMLMYSLESYLCTVMFASFDELTSRYLEKDMTYRELLGHGAIWLLRYDYSFEYPKPRMPNMVNIGGINCGTIAPLPADLQEFVDESGEDGFVVFTLGSMISQMPEEKAKQFFDAFSKIPQRVVWRYTGVVPENAPDNVRLMKWLPQNDLLGHPKVKAFITHGETHGIYEGICNSVPMVMLPLFVTRVTTVTTLPLCLPYSVFVLVSLLGCLWTESGGSSASWETPGPGVSQDK; this is translated from the exons atgggtggaggcagcatcatgcaggGGCTTAGGCTGGGACTGCTGATTCTGCTGTGCTGCCTTGCACTGTTTCCAGCACCTGTCCAGGGGGACAAGGTCCTGGTGATGCCTGTAGACGGGAGCCACTGGCTGAGCATGAAGCTGCTGGTGAAGGAGCTGGCGGCCAGAAGCCATGAGATGGTTGTGCTGGTCCCTGACACATCCATCCTCATCCAGGGCTCTGACTACTACAGGACTGAGACCTTCAGGGTCCCCTACAGCAAGGCACAGCTGGACGAGAACGTCAACAAACTGAAGGACGCTGCATTCATCAAGGCCCCGGATGTAATGGACATATTCGTGAACGTGCAGCACCTGGTTCACTTCACCACCATGCAGGTGAAAGGCTGTGAGGGTCTGCTGTATGACGAGCCCCTGATGCAGCAACTGAGAGGAGAAATACTTCAGTTGATGCTGACTGACCCCTTTCTACCCTGTGGCTCCATCATCGCTGACTCCTTCAACAGCCCAGCGGTGTACTTCTTGAGGGGGATCCCCTGTGGGCTGGATGAGAAGGCTGCCCAGTGCCCCACTCCCCCCTCCTATGTACCACGCTTCCACTCAGGCAACACTGACCACATGGATTTCCTAGGGAGGGTTAAGAACATGCTCATGTACAGTCTGGAGAGCTACCTGTGTACGGTGATGTTTGCCAGCTTTGACGAGCTGACCAGCAGGTACCTGGAGAAGGACATGACGTACAGGGAACTTCTGGGTCACGGGGCGATCTGGCTGCTGAGGTATGACTACTCCTTTGAGTATCCCAAACCCAGGATGCCCAACATGGTCAACATTGGCGGCATCAACTGTGGTACAATAGCTCCACTTCCAGCG GACCTGCAGGAGTTTGTGGATGAGTCAGGAGAGGATGGCTTCGTGGTCTTCACCCTGGGCTCTATGATCTCTCAGATGCCTGAGGAGAAAGCCAAGCAGTTCTTTGATGCCTTCAGCAAGATCCCTCAGAGG GTGGTGTGGAGGTACACAGGAGTGGTGCCTGAGAACGCTCCAGACAACGTCAGATTGATGAAGTGGCTTCCTCAGAATGATCTGCTGG GCCACCCCAAGGTCAAGGCCTTCATCACCCATGGAGAAACCCACGGTATCTACGAGGGGATCTGTAACAGTGTTCCCATGGTGATGCTGCCGTTGTTCGTGACCAGAGTGACaactgtgacgaccctcccactctgtctgccgtattctgtctttgttcttgtttccttattaggatgcctgTGGACGGAgtcgggagggtcgtcagcttcatgggaaacacctgggccaggtgtctcccaggataaatag
- the prmt2 gene encoding protein arginine N-methyltransferase 2 isoform X2 — protein sequence MFKKVDDSIRMHQEDEDYTNPPEEFIGLSDFTSCGSDQLSFRAGDRLLVHTKTSADWWWAELGGLCGYVPSSYLKQDVEDSYLKQGVEEDTSEETSEDPWQDEEYFGSYGTLRLQLEMLSDRARTETYRQVILTNSAPLRGKVVMDLGCGTGVISLFCARLAQPKAVYAVEASSIAEHTETLVRQNGCEEVVTVFQGRAEELELPGTVDILISEWMGNCLLFEFMVESVLQARDRWLREGGMMWPSGASLCLVPCQALDYYTERMGFWEQPYGLDFTALQSLAQSEFFSRPRFSHLLQPEDCLATPCDVITLDMLTLHVTDLELRGQFTFIVEKAGTFHGFTSWFRVQFQSLERDKTTLELDTGPYSEPTHWKQTLFMLDGPISLLGGETVSGIILLHRNPVWRRHMTVTIQWRISSTEETGNCMASILYLLGVNCNYHYLKCSLIPISDRRCGMLPVKNDPLSNSPLFTTYLQVYPFYTY from the exons ATGTTTAAGAAAGTTGATGATTCGATCAGGATGCATCAGGAGGATGAAGATTACACCAATCCACCAGAGGAGTTTATAGGACTGTCTGATTTCACGAGCTGCGGCAGCGACCAG CTGAGTTTCAGAGCTGGAGACAGGTTACTGGTCCACACCAAGACGTCAGCTGACTGGTGGTGGGCGGAGTTAGGAGGCCTCTGTGGCTACGTTCCATCTAGTTACCTGAAACAAGATGTGGAGGACAGTTACCTAAAACAAGGTGTGGAGGAGGACACCTCAGAGGAAACCTCAGAGGACCCCTGGCAGGATGAAGAGTACTTTGGCAGCTATGGAACACTG AGGCTTCAACTGGAGATGCTGAGTGACCGAGCGAGGACGGAGACGTACCGCCAGGTGATTCTGACCAACAGCGCCCCCCTTAGGGGCAAGGTGGTTATGGACCTGGGCTGTGGCACCGGAGTCATCAGCCTCTTCTGTGCCCGCCTGGCCCAGCCCAAAGCT GTGTATGCAGTGGAGGCCAGCTCCATAGCAGAACACACTGAGACCCTGGTGAGGCAGAACGGCTGTGAGGAGGTTGTGACAGTCTTCCAGGGTCGGGCTGAGGAGCTGGAGCTACCAGGCACAGTAGACATCCTGATCTCAGAGTGGATGGGCAACTGTCTGCTG tTTGAGTTCATGGTAGAGTCAGTGTTGCAGGCGCGGGACCGCtggctgagagagggggggatgatgTGGCCCTCTGGGGCCTCTCTCTGCCTGGTCCCCTGTCAGGCCCTGGACTACTACACAGAGAGGATGGGCTTCTGGGAGCAGCCCTACGGACTGGACTTCACTGCCCTCCA ATCCCTGGCCCAGTCAGAGTTCTTCTCCAGGCCCAGGTTCAGCCACCTCCTCCAGCCTGAAGACTGCCTGGCCACCCCCTGTGATGTCATCACTCTGGACATGCTCACGCTGCATGTTACAGATCTAGAG CTGAGGGGCCAGTTTACCTTCATCGTGGAAAAGGCCGGGACGTTCCACGGGTTCACTTCCTGGTTCAGAGTTCAGTTCCAGAGCCTGGAGAGAGACAAAACCACATTGGAGTTAGACACTGGGCCCTACTCTGA GCCAACCCACTGGAAGCAGACTCTGTTCATGCTGGACGGGCCGATCTCGCTGCTCGGTGGAGAGACGGTGTCTGGAATCATCCTTCTACACCGGAACCCCGTCTGGAGACGTCACATGACTGTTACCATCCAATGGAGAATCAGCAGCACAGAGGAAACAGGAAACTGCATGGCAAGTATCCTCTATCTTTTAGGGGTGAATTGTAATTACCACTACCTCAAATGTTCACTTATACCCATTTCAGACAGAAGATGTGGTATGTTACCTGTAAAGAATGACCCCCTTTCAAACAGCCCCTTATTTACCACTTATTTGCAGGTTTACCCCTTTTATACATATTAG
- the prmt2 gene encoding protein arginine N-methyltransferase 2 isoform X1, with product MFKKVDDSIRMHQEDEDYTNPPEEFIGLSDFTSCGSDQLSFRAGDRLLVHTKTSADWWWAELGGLCGYVPSSYLKQDVEDSYLKQGVEEDTSEETSEDPWQDEEYFGSYGTLRLQLEMLSDRARTETYRQVILTNSAPLRGKVVMDLGCGTGVISLFCARLAQPKAVYAVEASSIAEHTETLVRQNGCEEVVTVFQGRAEELELPGTVDILISEWMGNCLLFEFMVESVLQARDRWLREGGMMWPSGASLCLVPCQALDYYTERMGFWEQPYGLDFTALQSLAQSEFFSRPRFSHLLQPEDCLATPCDVITLDMLTLHVTDLEKLRGQFTFIVEKAGTFHGFTSWFRVQFQSLERDKTTLELDTGPYSEPTHWKQTLFMLDGPISLLGGETVSGIILLHRNPVWRRHMTVTIQWRISSTEETGNCMASILYLLGVNCNYHYLKCSLIPISDRRCGMLPVKNDPLSNSPLFTTYLQVYPFYTY from the exons ATGTTTAAGAAAGTTGATGATTCGATCAGGATGCATCAGGAGGATGAAGATTACACCAATCCACCAGAGGAGTTTATAGGACTGTCTGATTTCACGAGCTGCGGCAGCGACCAG CTGAGTTTCAGAGCTGGAGACAGGTTACTGGTCCACACCAAGACGTCAGCTGACTGGTGGTGGGCGGAGTTAGGAGGCCTCTGTGGCTACGTTCCATCTAGTTACCTGAAACAAGATGTGGAGGACAGTTACCTAAAACAAGGTGTGGAGGAGGACACCTCAGAGGAAACCTCAGAGGACCCCTGGCAGGATGAAGAGTACTTTGGCAGCTATGGAACACTG AGGCTTCAACTGGAGATGCTGAGTGACCGAGCGAGGACGGAGACGTACCGCCAGGTGATTCTGACCAACAGCGCCCCCCTTAGGGGCAAGGTGGTTATGGACCTGGGCTGTGGCACCGGAGTCATCAGCCTCTTCTGTGCCCGCCTGGCCCAGCCCAAAGCT GTGTATGCAGTGGAGGCCAGCTCCATAGCAGAACACACTGAGACCCTGGTGAGGCAGAACGGCTGTGAGGAGGTTGTGACAGTCTTCCAGGGTCGGGCTGAGGAGCTGGAGCTACCAGGCACAGTAGACATCCTGATCTCAGAGTGGATGGGCAACTGTCTGCTG tTTGAGTTCATGGTAGAGTCAGTGTTGCAGGCGCGGGACCGCtggctgagagagggggggatgatgTGGCCCTCTGGGGCCTCTCTCTGCCTGGTCCCCTGTCAGGCCCTGGACTACTACACAGAGAGGATGGGCTTCTGGGAGCAGCCCTACGGACTGGACTTCACTGCCCTCCA ATCCCTGGCCCAGTCAGAGTTCTTCTCCAGGCCCAGGTTCAGCCACCTCCTCCAGCCTGAAGACTGCCTGGCCACCCCCTGTGATGTCATCACTCTGGACATGCTCACGCTGCATGTTACAGATCTAGAG AAGCTGAGGGGCCAGTTTACCTTCATCGTGGAAAAGGCCGGGACGTTCCACGGGTTCACTTCCTGGTTCAGAGTTCAGTTCCAGAGCCTGGAGAGAGACAAAACCACATTGGAGTTAGACACTGGGCCCTACTCTGA GCCAACCCACTGGAAGCAGACTCTGTTCATGCTGGACGGGCCGATCTCGCTGCTCGGTGGAGAGACGGTGTCTGGAATCATCCTTCTACACCGGAACCCCGTCTGGAGACGTCACATGACTGTTACCATCCAATGGAGAATCAGCAGCACAGAGGAAACAGGAAACTGCATGGCAAGTATCCTCTATCTTTTAGGGGTGAATTGTAATTACCACTACCTCAAATGTTCACTTATACCCATTTCAGACAGAAGATGTGGTATGTTACCTGTAAAGAATGACCCCCTTTCAAACAGCCCCTTATTTACCACTTATTTGCAGGTTTACCCCTTTTATACATATTAG
- the prmt2 gene encoding protein arginine N-methyltransferase 2 isoform X4 encodes MFKKVDDSIRMHQEDEDYTNPPEEFIGLSDFTSCGSDQLSFRAGDRLLVHTKTSADWWWAELGGLCGYVPSSYLKQDVEDSYLKQGVEEDTSEETSEDPWQDEEYFGSYGTLRLQLEMLSDRARTETYRQVILTNSAPLRGKVVMDLGCGTGVISLFCARLAQPKAVYAVEASSIAEHTETLVRQNGCEEVVTVFQGRAEELELPGTVDILISEWMGNCLLFEFMVESVLQARDRWLREGGMMWPSGASLCLVPCQALDYYTERMGFWEQPYGLDFTALQSLAQSEFFSRPRFSHLLQPEDCLATPCDVITLDMLTLHVTDLEKLRGQFTFIVEKAGTFHGFTSWFRVQFQSLERDKTTLELDTGPYSEPTHWKQTLFMLDGPISLLGGETVSGIILLHRNPVWRRHMTVTIQWRISSTEETGNCMVQTKSFPMWR; translated from the exons ATGTTTAAGAAAGTTGATGATTCGATCAGGATGCATCAGGAGGATGAAGATTACACCAATCCACCAGAGGAGTTTATAGGACTGTCTGATTTCACGAGCTGCGGCAGCGACCAG CTGAGTTTCAGAGCTGGAGACAGGTTACTGGTCCACACCAAGACGTCAGCTGACTGGTGGTGGGCGGAGTTAGGAGGCCTCTGTGGCTACGTTCCATCTAGTTACCTGAAACAAGATGTGGAGGACAGTTACCTAAAACAAGGTGTGGAGGAGGACACCTCAGAGGAAACCTCAGAGGACCCCTGGCAGGATGAAGAGTACTTTGGCAGCTATGGAACACTG AGGCTTCAACTGGAGATGCTGAGTGACCGAGCGAGGACGGAGACGTACCGCCAGGTGATTCTGACCAACAGCGCCCCCCTTAGGGGCAAGGTGGTTATGGACCTGGGCTGTGGCACCGGAGTCATCAGCCTCTTCTGTGCCCGCCTGGCCCAGCCCAAAGCT GTGTATGCAGTGGAGGCCAGCTCCATAGCAGAACACACTGAGACCCTGGTGAGGCAGAACGGCTGTGAGGAGGTTGTGACAGTCTTCCAGGGTCGGGCTGAGGAGCTGGAGCTACCAGGCACAGTAGACATCCTGATCTCAGAGTGGATGGGCAACTGTCTGCTG tTTGAGTTCATGGTAGAGTCAGTGTTGCAGGCGCGGGACCGCtggctgagagagggggggatgatgTGGCCCTCTGGGGCCTCTCTCTGCCTGGTCCCCTGTCAGGCCCTGGACTACTACACAGAGAGGATGGGCTTCTGGGAGCAGCCCTACGGACTGGACTTCACTGCCCTCCA ATCCCTGGCCCAGTCAGAGTTCTTCTCCAGGCCCAGGTTCAGCCACCTCCTCCAGCCTGAAGACTGCCTGGCCACCCCCTGTGATGTCATCACTCTGGACATGCTCACGCTGCATGTTACAGATCTAGAG AAGCTGAGGGGCCAGTTTACCTTCATCGTGGAAAAGGCCGGGACGTTCCACGGGTTCACTTCCTGGTTCAGAGTTCAGTTCCAGAGCCTGGAGAGAGACAAAACCACATTGGAGTTAGACACTGGGCCCTACTCTGA GCCAACCCACTGGAAGCAGACTCTGTTCATGCTGGACGGGCCGATCTCGCTGCTCGGTGGAGAGACGGTGTCTGGAATCATCCTTCTACACCGGAACCCCGTCTGGAGACGTCACATGACTGTTACCATCCAATGGAGAATCAGCAGCACAGAGGAAACAGGAAACTGCATG GTCCAGACAAAGAGTTTCCCTATGTGGAGATGA
- the prmt2 gene encoding protein arginine N-methyltransferase 2 isoform X3: MHQEDEDYTNPPEEFIGLSDFTSCGSDQLSFRAGDRLLVHTKTSADWWWAELGGLCGYVPSSYLKQDVEDSYLKQGVEEDTSEETSEDPWQDEEYFGSYGTLRLQLEMLSDRARTETYRQVILTNSAPLRGKVVMDLGCGTGVISLFCARLAQPKAVYAVEASSIAEHTETLVRQNGCEEVVTVFQGRAEELELPGTVDILISEWMGNCLLFEFMVESVLQARDRWLREGGMMWPSGASLCLVPCQALDYYTERMGFWEQPYGLDFTALQSLAQSEFFSRPRFSHLLQPEDCLATPCDVITLDMLTLHVTDLEKLRGQFTFIVEKAGTFHGFTSWFRVQFQSLERDKTTLELDTGPYSEPTHWKQTLFMLDGPISLLGGETVSGIILLHRNPVWRRHMTVTIQWRISSTEETGNCMASILYLLGVNCNYHYLKCSLIPISDRRCGMLPVKNDPLSNSPLFTTYLQVYPFYTY; encoded by the exons ATGCATCAGGAGGATGAAGATTACACCAATCCACCAGAGGAGTTTATAGGACTGTCTGATTTCACGAGCTGCGGCAGCGACCAG CTGAGTTTCAGAGCTGGAGACAGGTTACTGGTCCACACCAAGACGTCAGCTGACTGGTGGTGGGCGGAGTTAGGAGGCCTCTGTGGCTACGTTCCATCTAGTTACCTGAAACAAGATGTGGAGGACAGTTACCTAAAACAAGGTGTGGAGGAGGACACCTCAGAGGAAACCTCAGAGGACCCCTGGCAGGATGAAGAGTACTTTGGCAGCTATGGAACACTG AGGCTTCAACTGGAGATGCTGAGTGACCGAGCGAGGACGGAGACGTACCGCCAGGTGATTCTGACCAACAGCGCCCCCCTTAGGGGCAAGGTGGTTATGGACCTGGGCTGTGGCACCGGAGTCATCAGCCTCTTCTGTGCCCGCCTGGCCCAGCCCAAAGCT GTGTATGCAGTGGAGGCCAGCTCCATAGCAGAACACACTGAGACCCTGGTGAGGCAGAACGGCTGTGAGGAGGTTGTGACAGTCTTCCAGGGTCGGGCTGAGGAGCTGGAGCTACCAGGCACAGTAGACATCCTGATCTCAGAGTGGATGGGCAACTGTCTGCTG tTTGAGTTCATGGTAGAGTCAGTGTTGCAGGCGCGGGACCGCtggctgagagagggggggatgatgTGGCCCTCTGGGGCCTCTCTCTGCCTGGTCCCCTGTCAGGCCCTGGACTACTACACAGAGAGGATGGGCTTCTGGGAGCAGCCCTACGGACTGGACTTCACTGCCCTCCA ATCCCTGGCCCAGTCAGAGTTCTTCTCCAGGCCCAGGTTCAGCCACCTCCTCCAGCCTGAAGACTGCCTGGCCACCCCCTGTGATGTCATCACTCTGGACATGCTCACGCTGCATGTTACAGATCTAGAG AAGCTGAGGGGCCAGTTTACCTTCATCGTGGAAAAGGCCGGGACGTTCCACGGGTTCACTTCCTGGTTCAGAGTTCAGTTCCAGAGCCTGGAGAGAGACAAAACCACATTGGAGTTAGACACTGGGCCCTACTCTGA GCCAACCCACTGGAAGCAGACTCTGTTCATGCTGGACGGGCCGATCTCGCTGCTCGGTGGAGAGACGGTGTCTGGAATCATCCTTCTACACCGGAACCCCGTCTGGAGACGTCACATGACTGTTACCATCCAATGGAGAATCAGCAGCACAGAGGAAACAGGAAACTGCATGGCAAGTATCCTCTATCTTTTAGGGGTGAATTGTAATTACCACTACCTCAAATGTTCACTTATACCCATTTCAGACAGAAGATGTGGTATGTTACCTGTAAAGAATGACCCCCTTTCAAACAGCCCCTTATTTACCACTTATTTGCAGGTTTACCCCTTTTATACATATTAG
- the prmt2 gene encoding protein arginine N-methyltransferase 2 isoform X5, whose translation MQHVLILLSAFLLTQRLQLEMLSDRARTETYRQVILTNSAPLRGKVVMDLGCGTGVISLFCARLAQPKAVYAVEASSIAEHTETLVRQNGCEEVVTVFQGRAEELELPGTVDILISEWMGNCLLFEFMVESVLQARDRWLREGGMMWPSGASLCLVPCQALDYYTERMGFWEQPYGLDFTALQSLAQSEFFSRPRFSHLLQPEDCLATPCDVITLDMLTLHVTDLEKLRGQFTFIVEKAGTFHGFTSWFRVQFQSLERDKTTLELDTGPYSEPTHWKQTLFMLDGPISLLGGETVSGIILLHRNPVWRRHMTVTIQWRISSTEETGNCMASILYLLGVNCNYHYLKCSLIPISDRRCGMLPVKNDPLSNSPLFTTYLQVYPFYTY comes from the exons ATGCAACATGTGTTAATATTGTTGTCTGCGTTTCTGCTGACCCAGAGGCTTCAACTGGAGATGCTGAGTGACCGAGCGAGGACGGAGACGTACCGCCAGGTGATTCTGACCAACAGCGCCCCCCTTAGGGGCAAGGTGGTTATGGACCTGGGCTGTGGCACCGGAGTCATCAGCCTCTTCTGTGCCCGCCTGGCCCAGCCCAAAGCT GTGTATGCAGTGGAGGCCAGCTCCATAGCAGAACACACTGAGACCCTGGTGAGGCAGAACGGCTGTGAGGAGGTTGTGACAGTCTTCCAGGGTCGGGCTGAGGAGCTGGAGCTACCAGGCACAGTAGACATCCTGATCTCAGAGTGGATGGGCAACTGTCTGCTG tTTGAGTTCATGGTAGAGTCAGTGTTGCAGGCGCGGGACCGCtggctgagagagggggggatgatgTGGCCCTCTGGGGCCTCTCTCTGCCTGGTCCCCTGTCAGGCCCTGGACTACTACACAGAGAGGATGGGCTTCTGGGAGCAGCCCTACGGACTGGACTTCACTGCCCTCCA ATCCCTGGCCCAGTCAGAGTTCTTCTCCAGGCCCAGGTTCAGCCACCTCCTCCAGCCTGAAGACTGCCTGGCCACCCCCTGTGATGTCATCACTCTGGACATGCTCACGCTGCATGTTACAGATCTAGAG AAGCTGAGGGGCCAGTTTACCTTCATCGTGGAAAAGGCCGGGACGTTCCACGGGTTCACTTCCTGGTTCAGAGTTCAGTTCCAGAGCCTGGAGAGAGACAAAACCACATTGGAGTTAGACACTGGGCCCTACTCTGA GCCAACCCACTGGAAGCAGACTCTGTTCATGCTGGACGGGCCGATCTCGCTGCTCGGTGGAGAGACGGTGTCTGGAATCATCCTTCTACACCGGAACCCCGTCTGGAGACGTCACATGACTGTTACCATCCAATGGAGAATCAGCAGCACAGAGGAAACAGGAAACTGCATGGCAAGTATCCTCTATCTTTTAGGGGTGAATTGTAATTACCACTACCTCAAATGTTCACTTATACCCATTTCAGACAGAAGATGTGGTATGTTACCTGTAAAGAATGACCCCCTTTCAAACAGCCCCTTATTTACCACTTATTTGCAGGTTTACCCCTTTTATACATATTAG